The region ATACCACAGAAAAAAATGAGTGTCTAAGAGACAATTCATATTACCCCAAAGCCCATTAGAACGTCATTTGATAATTCATCAAAGAAAGAGTCAGGAACTTGAAAGTCATTCTTTGCTAAACCAAAGGGGCGCGTTTTGTTTTTTTATCAGAGGAAGACTCTAAAGACCAAATAATAGTTTCCCCTTTTTTATTTTTTAGTTCATCTGGAATTTTTAAAGTATCTGGTAAGTGTTTATAAACAATCCGAATTGGTTGCATTCTATTACTTTTCCTTATTATTCAAGTATTAGTGGTTAAAGTTTTTTTTGCAAAGCATAAATAAGAATAATTTATAGCTTTTCTAAAACGAAAAGGAAATGGCTAAGCGATTTTTCTTTTAGTTGAAACTTTTCCTTCTTTATTTTATTTTGAGAATGAGACTATGGGGTGTATAAAAAAATGCTATTCTGAGTTGGTTAAAGGACTTTTTTGTGCTTAGAATCGACTTACTTGGAGTATCCATTTATTACAAGGCAAAGCCCCTATTAAAAAGGACAAAGGCAATGGCGTATTCACATAGACTTGTTTCCGGAATTGATGTAGTAGACATTAGTGATTCGATGGATTTATATTCCGTTCCTGAATTAAAAAAATTCTGTAAGAATCTTACACACAAAGAGGGTGTAAAGATTTTACTTACGCTAGAGAA is a window of Leptospiraceae bacterium DNA encoding:
- a CDS encoding STAS domain-containing protein, which gives rise to MLRIDLLGVSIYYKAKPLLKRTKAMAYSHRLVSGIDVVDISDSMDLYSVPELKKFCKNLTHKEGVKILLTLEKVHFLDSSGLGMLTNLYFECQQKGIPLKLARLSAEAKRLFVLTKLEQSIPIYETEEDAISRY